In the Breoghania sp. genome, CCAGGGCAAGGCAATCGAGGGTGCGCTTGGCGCGCTCGGCTTCGCAGGCGTGGGAGGGGTTCGCCAGGGCAAGGTGTTCGACATCGAACTGGAAGGTGCCGATCAGGCCAAAGCCCGCGCGGATCTCGAAGCCATGTGCGAGAAGCTTCTCGCCAACACGGTGATCGAGAACTACGCGATCGAGCTTTCCTGATCCCGAGACCTGCCGCTCCGCCCGCGTCTGCCACTGGCGCGGCGTACGGAATTATCTCCGGAAAACCGCCTCAGGGGCAAAATGCCCAATGCGGCGGATACACCTACAGGAGGCCGGCGATGGCCAACAACAGCAACAAGAATAACGACCCAGAGCGGAACGCGATGCTCATGCGCCTGCTGCTGCTCAAGGTCACGATGTTTTTCATCATGCCCGTGGTCATCGGCGTCATTGCCCTCTACTTTCTGGTCTAGCTACTCGCACAAAGTGTAAAACCCATGAAATCAGCCGTTGTCGTCTTTCCCGGTTCCAATCGTGACCGCGATATGCTGCACGCCCTGGAGCTTGTCACCGGCAAGAAGCCCGTCGCCATCTGGCATCAGGATACAGAAATGCCGGATGTGGACCTTGTCGTCCTGCCTGGCGGGTTCTCCTATGGCGACTATCTGCGCTGCGGGGCCATTGCCGGGCGTTCGCCTGTCATGGCGGAAGTCTCGCGCATGGCGGAGCGCGGACGGCTGGTTCTGGGCGTTTGCAACGGCTTCCAAATCCTCACCGAAACCGGGCTCCTGCCCGGCGCGCTGATGCGCAATGCGGATCTGAAATTCGTCTGCAAGGACGTGATGCTCAAGACCGTGAACACCGACACAGCCTTCTCAGGCGCTTTCGAGAAGGATCAGGTCTGGCGCTGCCCGGTCGCACATCATGACGGCAACTATTTCGCCGATCAGGACACACTGAAAGAGCTTGAAGACGGGGGGCGCGTGGTTTTCCGCTATGCGCAAGACACCAACCCGAACGGCTCGATCAACGACATTGCCGGCATCGTCAACAAGGCGGGCAACGTGCTCGGCATGATGCCCCACCCTGAAAATCTG is a window encoding:
- the purS gene encoding phosphoribosylformylglycinamidine synthase subunit PurS, yielding MKARVTVTLKNGVLDPQGKAIEGALGALGFAGVGGVRQGKVFDIELEGADQAKARADLEAMCEKLLANTVIENYAIELS
- the purQ gene encoding phosphoribosylformylglycinamidine synthase subunit PurQ, which translates into the protein MKSAVVVFPGSNRDRDMLHALELVTGKKPVAIWHQDTEMPDVDLVVLPGGFSYGDYLRCGAIAGRSPVMAEVSRMAERGRLVLGVCNGFQILTETGLLPGALMRNADLKFVCKDVMLKTVNTDTAFSGAFEKDQVWRCPVAHHDGNYFADQDTLKELEDGGRVVFRYAQDTNPNGSINDIAGIVNKAGNVLGMMPHPENLVEPAQGGTDGRRLFESVIQALSVA